A portion of the Chromobacterium sp. IIBBL 290-4 genome contains these proteins:
- the dinG gene encoding ATP-dependent DNA helicase DinG yields the protein MLTDAEKDAIRDHYKAISDRLPGFTPRASQRRMLAEIANTLSRAQEKADDEWPEREGESIAVIEGPTGVGKSLAYLLAGGVMARARGKKLVVTSATVALQEQLVNRDLPFVVENSGLPLTFALAKGRGRYLCPYRLYGLTAQHAQQSLLQPDPMMALWDHKPEQAELDALTAMADAFHYRKWNGDRDSWETVVEDGLWARVTNDRHGCLKTACPNRVECPFYLARDTLENVDVVVANHDLMLADVSMGGGVILPAPEESFYCIDEAHHLAKKAINQFAAEHSLVQAFGWLDKVAAVVVHAETHTGKAELASNAIDSAAACVETLTEWQWLLGSEEALAASSDNLEPSWLIEDGILPEQLQAPTANLAISARALSKQLDDMGNALSEARKDKSGDSDLDKTATELGFLIGRAEQMAAVWDLFDTETPENAPPIAKWITRKAEGKGDYVFSASPVSAAASLAATLWRRAAGAILTSATLRSLGDFELLLAQTGLKWLPKVSSLALDSPFNFGEQGELYLPPLQASPKDPGGHTREIIEWLPKLIDLKEAVGTLVLFSSRKQMQEVASGLPFELKDRLLIQGDIPKRTLLDTHHQRLKDQQASVIFGLDSFSEGLDLPGESCVHVIIAKLPFAMPDDPVGKTLSRWIEKRGGNPFIELTVPEASIKLVQAVGRLIRTERDYGRVTILDNRLTRQSYGKKLLASLPPFKRI from the coding sequence ATGCTGACCGATGCCGAAAAAGACGCGATTCGCGACCATTACAAAGCCATTTCCGACCGCCTGCCGGGCTTCACCCCGCGCGCCTCGCAAAGGAGGATGCTGGCGGAAATCGCCAACACCCTTTCCCGCGCCCAGGAGAAGGCGGATGACGAGTGGCCGGAGCGCGAAGGCGAAAGCATCGCCGTGATCGAAGGCCCCACCGGCGTCGGCAAGAGTTTGGCTTACTTGCTGGCCGGCGGCGTGATGGCGCGCGCGCGCGGCAAGAAGCTGGTGGTCACCAGCGCCACCGTGGCGCTGCAAGAACAACTGGTCAATCGCGACCTGCCCTTCGTAGTGGAAAACAGCGGCCTGCCGCTGACTTTCGCCTTGGCCAAAGGCCGCGGCCGTTATCTCTGCCCTTACCGCCTGTACGGCCTAACCGCCCAGCACGCGCAGCAAAGCCTGCTGCAGCCGGACCCGATGATGGCCTTGTGGGACCACAAGCCGGAACAGGCCGAACTGGACGCGCTGACCGCCATGGCCGACGCCTTCCACTACCGCAAATGGAACGGCGACCGCGACAGCTGGGAAACCGTGGTGGAAGACGGCCTGTGGGCGCGCGTCACCAATGACCGCCACGGCTGTCTGAAAACCGCCTGTCCCAATCGCGTCGAATGCCCGTTCTACCTGGCGCGCGACACGCTGGAAAACGTGGACGTGGTGGTGGCCAACCATGATCTGATGCTGGCCGATGTCTCCATGGGCGGCGGCGTGATCCTGCCCGCGCCCGAGGAAAGCTTTTACTGCATAGACGAGGCGCACCACCTGGCCAAGAAGGCGATCAACCAGTTCGCCGCCGAACATTCGCTGGTGCAGGCTTTCGGCTGGCTGGACAAGGTGGCCGCAGTGGTGGTGCATGCCGAAACCCACACCGGCAAAGCCGAACTGGCCAGCAACGCCATCGATTCCGCCGCCGCCTGCGTGGAAACGCTGACCGAATGGCAATGGCTGCTGGGCAGCGAGGAAGCGCTCGCCGCCAGCAGCGACAATCTGGAGCCGTCCTGGCTGATCGAGGACGGCATCCTGCCGGAGCAGCTGCAAGCGCCGACCGCCAACCTGGCCATCTCCGCCCGCGCGCTGTCCAAGCAGCTGGACGATATGGGCAATGCGCTGTCGGAGGCGCGCAAGGACAAGAGCGGCGATTCCGATCTGGACAAAACCGCCACCGAGCTGGGTTTTCTGATCGGCCGCGCCGAACAAATGGCCGCGGTGTGGGATTTGTTCGATACCGAAACGCCGGAAAACGCGCCGCCCATCGCCAAATGGATTACCCGCAAGGCCGAGGGCAAGGGCGATTACGTGTTCTCCGCCTCGCCGGTCAGCGCCGCCGCCAGCCTGGCCGCCACGCTGTGGCGACGCGCCGCCGGCGCCATCCTCACCTCGGCCACGCTGCGCTCGCTGGGCGATTTCGAGCTGCTGCTGGCGCAAACCGGCCTCAAGTGGCTGCCCAAGGTCAGCAGCCTGGCGCTGGATTCGCCTTTCAATTTCGGCGAACAAGGCGAACTGTATCTGCCGCCCTTGCAGGCCAGCCCGAAAGACCCAGGCGGCCATACCCGCGAGATCATCGAGTGGCTGCCCAAGCTGATCGACTTGAAAGAGGCCGTAGGCACGCTGGTGCTGTTCTCCTCGCGCAAGCAGATGCAGGAGGTCGCGTCGGGCCTGCCCTTCGAACTGAAAGACCGGCTGCTGATCCAGGGCGACATCCCCAAGCGCACGCTGCTGGACACCCATCACCAACGGCTGAAAGACCAGCAGGCCAGCGTGATTTTCGGCCTGGACTCTTTTTCGGAAGGCCTGGACTTGCCGGGAGAAAGCTGCGTCCATGTGATCATCGCCAAGCTGCCGTTCGCGATGCCGGACGACCCGGTGGGCAAAACGCTGTCGCGCTGGATAGAAAAACGCGGCGGCAACCCCTTTATCGAACTTACGGTGCCGGAAGCCTCGATCAAGCTGGTGCAGGCGGTGGGACGGCTGATCCGCACCGAGCGCGACTACGGCCGGGTCACCATTCTGGACAACCGTTTGACGCGGCAAAGCTACGGCAAAAAGCTGCTGGCCTCGCTGCCGCCATTCAAGCGCATATGA
- a CDS encoding DUF3579 domain-containing protein: protein MICNPYEIVIQGLTSEGRTFRPSDWAERLAGILASFDTNQKLSYHAFVRPMLLEGVRCVAVDKKLEKIYPQIFQFLMDFAKDNDLRVVDCRTLIDEVYPNKFSA from the coding sequence ATGATCTGTAATCCCTACGAAATTGTGATCCAAGGCCTGACCTCCGAGGGTCGCACCTTCCGCCCCAGCGACTGGGCCGAACGCCTGGCCGGCATCCTGGCCTCGTTCGACACCAACCAGAAGCTGTCCTACCACGCCTTTGTCCGCCCGATGCTGCTAGAAGGCGTCCGCTGCGTGGCCGTGGATAAGAAACTAGAAAAGATTTATCCGCAGATCTTTCAATTCTTGATGGACTTCGCAAAAGACAATGATCTGCGCGTGGTCGATTGTCGGACACTAATCGACGAGGTGTATCCGAACAAGTTTTCGGCATAA
- a CDS encoding porin, with protein sequence MQKKNLAALVASLFIVPVAAHADVTIYGFISGGIESSKATGNTASPYSSRTRVVDDNSRIGFKGSEDIGNGTKAIWQVESSLRNFEQGGVNDKGQSATLGTRNTFVGISDSDIGKVILGNNDTAYKMFTGSGNSALGTDVMVNTTADNFGSSSVNSRGETRLVNSLHWFSPNWSGFTLGASWGVDEARANDANKQSTDAKRISLGLGYNWGGLNLATAYDKQYDKGTSFDPKSGALTTAIGSGKNVTFYSIAASYKFDFGTFIGGNYEWGTYDQLAGGQVKQDDWLIALGQDFGAASVKLSYGELGTLKNVATGINGDDFKAKQWTLGGTYNLSKTTQLLAYYTKITNNAKQNANFANNPVFDNGTSLSVGNDPQALGMGIKVSF encoded by the coding sequence ATGCAGAAGAAAAATCTGGCAGCACTTGTTGCATCCCTGTTCATCGTCCCGGTCGCCGCGCACGCTGACGTCACCATCTACGGCTTCATCAGCGGTGGGATTGAATCCTCCAAGGCCACCGGCAACACTGCCTCCCCGTACAGCTCCCGCACCCGCGTAGTCGATGACAACTCGCGCATCGGCTTCAAAGGCAGCGAAGACATCGGCAACGGCACCAAGGCCATCTGGCAAGTGGAAAGCAGCCTGCGCAACTTCGAGCAAGGCGGTGTCAACGACAAGGGCCAAAGCGCGACTCTCGGGACCCGCAACACCTTCGTCGGCATCAGCGACAGCGACATCGGCAAGGTCATCTTGGGCAACAACGACACCGCCTACAAGATGTTCACCGGCAGCGGCAACAGCGCTCTGGGCACCGACGTCATGGTCAACACCACCGCAGACAACTTCGGCTCCAGCTCGGTCAACAGCCGCGGTGAAACCCGTCTGGTTAACTCGCTTCACTGGTTCTCGCCGAACTGGTCCGGCTTTACCCTGGGCGCTTCTTGGGGCGTGGACGAAGCTCGCGCCAACGACGCGAACAAGCAAAGCACTGACGCCAAGCGCATCTCCCTGGGCCTGGGCTACAACTGGGGCGGCTTGAACCTGGCCACCGCCTATGACAAGCAATACGACAAGGGCACTTCCTTTGACCCGAAATCCGGCGCCCTGACCACGGCAATCGGCTCGGGTAAAAATGTTACGTTCTACAGCATTGCAGCCAGCTACAAGTTCGACTTCGGCACCTTCATCGGCGGCAACTACGAATGGGGCACCTACGATCAACTGGCTGGCGGCCAAGTCAAGCAAGACGACTGGCTGATCGCTCTGGGACAGGATTTTGGCGCTGCTTCGGTTAAGTTGTCCTATGGCGAACTGGGCACCCTGAAGAATGTCGCAACCGGCATCAATGGCGATGACTTCAAGGCCAAGCAATGGACCCTGGGCGGCACCTACAATCTGTCCAAGACCACCCAGCTGCTGGCCTACTACACCAAGATCACCAATAACGCCAAGCAGAACGCCAACTTTGCCAACAACCCGGTTTTCGACAACGGCACCTCCTTGTCCGTTGGCAACGATCCGCAAGCTCTTGGCATGGGCATCAAGGTTTCGTTCTAA